From Streptomyces asiaticus, one genomic window encodes:
- a CDS encoding CPBP family glutamic-type intramembrane protease, producing the protein MTEPHPSMTEPHPVTPAPSTAVALVRALTGGLVMATALGVGTALGPAAADALGLTGFAARVLPGALVTALAVPLVLLLVRRERRSPAWLGFGGAGASLRALLTGAGVTAAAAAVVLGAGTAAGMLRWSRPEPATLAGFVLTNGVVAFLLEALPEETTLRGHAWAALRTRFGGTVSALGTTAVFLLVPGASTVAGAAASRLAGRDPAPIGIAPDGQHPADYLVLLTVFGLTLVAARTALVRAPLWAAVGTHLTFLTVNRIVLEGDRRGAGWHIEQTTPDAVLLVPAYLLVATAGFAVCRRAVRRRGAEPPRAVAERPEPRARR; encoded by the coding sequence ATGACCGAGCCGCACCCCTCCATGACCGAGCCGCACCCTGTTACGCCCGCCCCCTCGACCGCCGTCGCCCTGGTCCGGGCGCTGACCGGTGGGCTGGTGATGGCCACGGCGCTCGGCGTCGGCACGGCCCTGGGCCCGGCCGCCGCCGACGCCCTCGGCCTCACCGGTTTCGCGGCCCGGGTGCTCCCGGGCGCGCTGGTCACCGCGCTGGCCGTACCGCTCGTCCTCCTCCTCGTACGCCGGGAGCGCCGGTCCCCCGCGTGGCTCGGGTTCGGCGGGGCGGGCGCGAGCCTGCGGGCGCTGCTGACCGGGGCTGGGGTGACGGCGGCAGCGGCCGCCGTCGTCCTCGGTGCGGGTACCGCCGCGGGCATGCTGCGCTGGTCGCGTCCCGAGCCCGCCACCCTCGCCGGGTTCGTCCTCACGAACGGGGTGGTCGCCTTCCTCCTCGAAGCCCTGCCGGAGGAGACGACCCTGCGCGGCCATGCCTGGGCCGCACTGCGCACCCGGTTCGGCGGTACCGTGTCGGCCCTCGGCACGACGGCGGTCTTTCTGCTCGTACCGGGGGCATCGACCGTGGCCGGGGCCGCGGCCTCGCGTCTGGCCGGCCGCGATCCGGCTCCGATCGGGATCGCGCCGGACGGGCAGCACCCCGCCGACTATCTGGTCCTCCTGACCGTCTTCGGACTGACGCTCGTCGCGGCCCGGACGGCCCTGGTCCGGGCCCCGTTGTGGGCCGCCGTCGGCACCCATCTGACCTTTCTGACCGTCAACCGGATCGTGCTGGAGGGCGACCGGCGCGGCGCGGGCTGGCACATCGAGCAGACGACACCGGACGCGGTGCTGCTCGTCCCCGCCTATCTGCTGGTGGCCACCGCCGGTTTCGCGGTGTGCCGGCGGGCCGTGCGACGGCGTGGCGCCGAGCCGCCCCGGGCCGTGGCGGAGCGGCCGGAGCCGCGCGCGAGGCGTTGA
- a CDS encoding D-alanyl-D-alanine carboxypeptidase family protein yields the protein MHKRRGTVTRRWRVAAVASTVAVAIAVPVAMAQASAEPPPEVSAKGAYLLDTGSNKELMAKDADTRRPMASTTKIMTALVVLETRGLDLNQQVTIKQEYRDYVTKSGASTADLQTGDKLTVNQLLYGLMLPSGCDAAMALADTFGTGDTTAERTKSFISKMNTKAKDLGLTNTKYDSFDGVSADADNYSTPHDLAQLTRRAMDNATFDTVVKSVSTKQEAPAANGRTRYYSWDNTNQLLGSYQGAIGVKTGTTTPAGPCLVFAAKRGDKTVVGVILNDADRYPDAKKMLDWTYDTTTEVKWRRLPKDAQRD from the coding sequence ATGCATAAACGTCGTGGAACCGTGACCCGCCGCTGGAGAGTCGCGGCGGTCGCGTCCACGGTGGCCGTAGCGATCGCGGTCCCGGTGGCGATGGCCCAGGCTTCGGCCGAACCGCCACCGGAGGTCAGCGCCAAGGGCGCCTACCTGCTCGACACCGGTTCCAACAAGGAGCTGATGGCCAAGGACGCCGACACCAGGCGTCCGATGGCGAGCACCACGAAGATCATGACTGCCCTCGTGGTGCTCGAGACCCGAGGTCTGGACCTCAACCAGCAGGTCACCATCAAGCAGGAGTACCGCGACTATGTGACCAAGTCCGGTGCCAGCACCGCGGACCTCCAGACCGGTGACAAACTCACCGTCAACCAGCTGCTGTACGGGTTGATGCTGCCGTCCGGCTGCGACGCGGCGATGGCGCTGGCCGACACGTTCGGCACCGGCGACACCACCGCCGAGCGGACCAAGTCGTTCATCTCCAAGATGAACACGAAGGCGAAGGACTTGGGGCTGACCAACACCAAGTACGACTCCTTCGACGGTGTCTCGGCCGACGCCGACAACTACTCGACGCCCCATGACCTGGCGCAGCTGACCCGGCGCGCCATGGACAACGCGACGTTCGACACGGTTGTCAAGTCGGTGTCCACCAAGCAGGAGGCACCGGCGGCCAATGGCCGCACCCGGTACTACTCCTGGGACAACACCAATCAGTTGCTGGGTTCGTACCAGGGCGCGATCGGTGTCAAGACCGGGACCACCACCCCCGCCGGCCCCTGCCTGGTGTTCGCCGCCAAGCGCGGCGACAAGACGGTCGTGGGAGTCATCCTCAACGACGCGGACCGCTACCCGGACGCGAAGAAGATGCTCGACTGGACGTACGACACCACCACCGAGGTGAAGTGGCGCCGGCTTCCCAAGGACGCTCAGCGGGACTGA
- a CDS encoding SDR family oxidoreductase — translation MSGTLDHDALRGRVAVVAGATRGAGRGIAAALGEAGATVICTGRSSVSGRGGSDYDRPETIEETAELVTRLGGTGVAVRTDHLDPGQVGRLAERIRHDHGGIDVLVNDIWGAERLKGGPADWNTPIWEHSLEDGLRILRLGLDTHLITSHHLLPLLIGRPGGLLVEMTDGTAAYNAGRYRISVFYDLVKAAVNRLAFSQGHELAPHGATAVAVTPGWLRSEMMLEAYGVGEDNWRDALLPDRGEGRPTAPEAFASSESPRYVGRAVAALAADPGRARWNQRSVSSAELAREYGFTDTDGSRPDSWSAT, via the coding sequence GTGAGCGGGACACTCGATCACGATGCGCTGCGCGGACGTGTCGCCGTGGTGGCCGGGGCCACCCGTGGCGCCGGGCGCGGTATCGCGGCCGCGCTGGGCGAGGCCGGAGCGACCGTCATCTGCACCGGACGCAGCAGCGTGTCGGGCAGGGGCGGGTCGGACTACGACCGGCCCGAGACGATCGAGGAGACGGCCGAGCTCGTCACACGGCTCGGTGGCACCGGTGTCGCCGTACGGACCGACCACCTCGACCCCGGGCAGGTCGGGCGGCTGGCCGAGCGCATCCGCCACGATCACGGCGGCATCGATGTGCTGGTCAATGACATCTGGGGCGCCGAGCGGCTCAAGGGCGGGCCCGCCGACTGGAACACACCGATCTGGGAACACAGCCTCGAGGACGGACTGCGCATCCTCCGGCTCGGGCTGGACACCCACCTGATCACCTCGCACCACCTGCTGCCACTGCTGATCGGCAGGCCGGGCGGGCTGCTCGTGGAGATGACCGACGGCACCGCCGCGTACAACGCCGGGCGGTACCGCATCTCGGTCTTCTACGACCTGGTCAAGGCCGCCGTGAACCGGCTGGCCTTCTCCCAGGGCCACGAGCTGGCGCCGCACGGGGCGACCGCCGTCGCCGTCACCCCGGGCTGGCTGCGCTCGGAGATGATGCTGGAGGCGTACGGGGTCGGCGAGGACAACTGGCGCGACGCCTTGCTCCCGGACCGTGGCGAGGGCCGCCCGACCGCCCCCGAGGCCTTCGCGTCCTCCGAGTCACCGCGCTACGTCGGCCGCGCCGTCGCCGCCCTGGCCGCCGACCCCGGCCGGGCGAGGTGGAACCAGCGATCGGTGAGCTCCGCCGAGCTCGCCCGGGAGTACGGATTCACCGACACCGACGGCTCGCGGCCCGACAGCTGGTCCGCCACCTGA